From a region of the Brachionichthys hirsutus isolate HB-005 chromosome 9, CSIRO-AGI_Bhir_v1, whole genome shotgun sequence genome:
- the hapln4 gene encoding hyaluronan and proteoglycan link protein 4 — MGLALTSGLSVMSPPADAGKGRRKVVHVLEDDTGAVIVQTAPGKVVTHRGGSITLPCRFHHEPEKTDPARIRIKWTKVTDKLQFEDIFVALGRLQRVFGPYRGRVFLEQAGPGDASVIIHNVTLEDYGRYECEVTNDVEDDTGFVNLDLEGVVFPYYPHAGRYKLSYHQAEDACKEQDAILASYSQLHKAWLEGLDWCNAGWLEDGSVQYPISHPRDQCGHKDTPAGICNYGYRQKEDERYDSFCFTSKLNGKVYFLKRFKKVNYAEAMKACVRGDSAIAKVGQLYAAWKFQLLDRCEAGWLEDGSIRYPIVNPRTRCGGPQPGVRHLGFPDKKFRLYGVYCFRKDNDETAEGTEPMRGATDILTRSKNSNNIPVNATRVI, encoded by the exons ATGGGTTTGGCTCTGACGTCTGGCCTCTCTGTGATGTCCCCACCTGCCGATGCCGGCAAGGGAAGGCGAAAGGTGGTGCACGTGCTCG AGGATGACACTGGAGCAGTGATAGTGCAGACAGCGCCCGGTAAAGTGGTGACACATCGTGGCGGCTCCATCACTCTGCCCTGCAGATTCCACCATGAGCCGGAGAAAACCGATCCTGCACGGATCAGGATCAAATGGACCAAAGTCACTGATAAGCTGCAGTTTGAGGACATTTTTGTGGCACTTGGAAG actGCAACGAGTATTTGGACCGTACAGAGGCCGTGTTTTTCTGGAGCAGGCGGGACCAGGTGACGCCTCTGTGATCATCCACAATGTCACATTGGAGGACTACGGACGCTACGAGTGTGAAGTCACTAATGACGTGGAAGACGATACAGGATTTGTCAACCTTGACCTAGAAG GAGTGGTGTTTCCCTACTACCCACATGCAGGCCGCTACAAACTCAGCTACCACCAGGCAGAGGATGCCTGCAAAGAGCAGGATGCCATTCTGGCCTCCTATTCTCAGCTACACAAG GCCTGGCTGGAAGGGCTAGACTGGTGTAATGCTGGCTGGCTAGAGGATGGATCGGTCCAGTACCCCATCTCTCATCCCAGAGACCAGTGTGGTCACAAGGACACCCCTGCTGGCATTTGTAACTATGGATACAGGCAGAAAGAAGACGAACGCTATGACAGCTTCTGCTTCACTTCCAAGCTCAatg GTAAAGTCTACTTCCTGAAACGCTTTAAGAAGGTGAACTATGCCGAGGCAATGAAGGCTTGCGTTCGGGGTGACTCGGCGATAGCCAAAGTGGGTCAGCTCTACGCTGCGTGGAAATTCCAGCTTCTGGACCGCTGTGAAGCCGGCTGGCTGGAGGATGGCAGCATCCGTTACCCCATAGTCAACCCCCGCACTCGCTGTGGCGGACCCCAGCCAGGGGTTAGACACCTGGGATTCCCCGATAAAAAATTCCGCCTCTACGGGGTCTACTGTTTCCGTAAGGACAATGATGAAACAGCAGAGGGCACTGAACCCATGAGAGGTGCCACAGATATTTTGACAAGGAGTaagaacagcaacaacatcccCGTAAATGCCACAAGGGTGATCTAA